The Bifidobacteriaceae bacterium sequence CCGTGCTGGCGGTGGCCCGCGCCGGCGCGGGCGTCAACAACATCCCCATCCCCGAATACACGGCGCGCGGGATCCCGGTCTTCAACACCCCCGGCTCGAACGCCAACGCGGTCAAAGAACTGGTGTTGGCAGCCATTTTCCTGGCGGCCCGCAACATTGTGCCGGCGGCGGCGTTCGCGCACCGGCTCCGCGGCACGGCCGAGGAGATGAGCAAGGCGGTCGAGGCGGGCAAGAAGCAGTTCGTGGGCTTCGAGCTGCCGGGCCGGCGCCTGGGCGTGATCGGGCTGGGCGCGATCGGCGTGGAGGTCGCGAACGCGGCCTCCAGCCTGGGCATGGAGGTCATGGGCTACGACCCGGCCATCACGGTGGAGCGGGCCTGGCGGCTCTCCAGCGACGTTGAGCGGGTCACCGACCTGAGCCAGTTGCTGCAGCGCGCCGACGTGGTGACGGTGCACGTGCCGCTGGTCGACGCGACCCGGAGCCTGGTGGGGTCCAGGGAGATCGAGTTGATGCGCCCGTCCGCCGTGCTGGTGAACTTCGCGCGCGGCCCCATTGTGGACCAGGACGCGGTGGTCGCGGCCCTGGAGAGCGGCCGCCTGCGCGGCTACGTCTGCGATTTCCCAACCCCCGAATTGAACCAACACGAGAACGTGGTGACGCTCCCGCACCTGGGCGCCTCGACAGGGGAGGCGGAGGAGAACTCG is a genomic window containing:
- a CDS encoding phosphoglycerate dehydrogenase, which produces MTFQIRTLNSISPAAMTQLPAESYVVGPDVERPDAVILRSFNLHGADIPPSVLAVARAGAGVNNIPIPEYTARGIPVFNTPGSNANAVKELVLAAIFLAARNIVPAAAFAHRLRGTAEEMSKAVEAGKKQFVGFELPGRRLGVIGLGAIGVEVANAASSLGMEVMGYDPAITVERAWRLSSDVERVTDLSQLLQRADVVTVHVPLVDATRSLVGSREIELMRPSAVLVNFARGPIVDQDAVVAALESGRLRGYVCDFPTPELNQHENVVTLPHLGASTGEAEENSARMAARELREYLEEGSITNSVNFPDASLPRAENASRIAIANSNVPNMVGQISALLAAANLNITDLLNKSRGEVAYTLVDVDGGLPEGLLQEIKAIEGVLAARVI